From Roseisolibacter agri, a single genomic window includes:
- the ybeY gene encoding rRNA maturation RNase YbeY, which yields MTGAGDSRRPRAAAGAASRTSLQVDVAAQGTRVALARDAVADLARRVLRAEGVRAAEVSITFVDAQEMARLNWRHLKHRGPTDVITFALAPVPGAPVTGDVYICPAVAREHAVAHGVGVREETARLVVHAMLHVLGHEHPEDASRTRSPMWLAQERYVRRFHTGAGARE from the coding sequence ATGACCGGCGCCGGAGACAGTCGGCGCCCACGCGCCGCCGCAGGAGCCGCCTCCCGCACGTCGCTCCAGGTCGACGTCGCCGCCCAGGGCACCCGCGTCGCGCTCGCGCGTGACGCGGTGGCCGACCTCGCGCGCCGCGTGCTGCGCGCCGAGGGCGTGCGCGCCGCGGAGGTGTCGATCACCTTCGTCGACGCCCAGGAGATGGCGCGGCTCAACTGGCGCCACTTGAAGCACCGCGGCCCGACCGACGTCATCACCTTCGCGCTGGCGCCCGTGCCCGGGGCGCCCGTGACGGGCGACGTCTACATCTGCCCGGCGGTCGCGCGCGAGCACGCGGTCGCGCACGGCGTGGGCGTGCGCGAGGAGACCGCGCGCCTCGTGGTGCACGCGATGCTGCACGTGCTGGGGCACGAGCACCCGGAGGACGCGTCGCGCACCCGGTCGCCGATGTGGCTCGCGCAGGAGCGCTACGTGCGCCGCTTCCACACGGGCGCGGGAGCGCGCGAATGA
- the aspS gene encoding aspartate--tRNA ligase, whose amino-acid sequence MSSPVPVVATTLRTHAAGALRAEHAGQRVRLGGWVHRSRDLGALVFLDLRDREGIVQVSFDPAFTDAAALERAAKVGVESVVLIEGEVALRPAELRNAELETGEVEVRASAITVVGPADTPAIPVARGRGTPLPAEELRLRHRHLDLRRPELQRALILRHRLAQVTRRYLSENGFLELETPILTKPTPEGARDYLVPSRVHQTEFYALPQSPQIYKQLFMIAGFDRYFQIARCFRDEDLRADRQPEFTQIDIEASFVQQDDVIAFTEGLVQALFAEAGVQVTTPFRRMAYADAMERYGIDRPDLRYGMELSDVSDVFRGTEFGVAATVLDAGGRFRAVVAPGGAKFSRKEQDELTAMAKGAGAQGIIFLKRHGDALEGPVAKFLRPDAIARLGLNDGDLALVVAGPDHVTSPALDRLRQEVARRLDLVPADAHELLWVVDFPMFERDPKTGALAAMHHPFTSAQPEDRALLASEPWRARARAYDVVLNGTELGGGSIRISDPADQAQVLQLLGIDAETAEKRFGFLLEALRAGAPPHGGIALGFDRIAMLLSGAGSLRDVIAFPKTTAARALFEGAPTPVPAEDLHELGLQADHGGTE is encoded by the coding sequence ATGTCCTCGCCCGTGCCCGTCGTCGCCACCACGCTCCGCACCCACGCCGCCGGCGCCCTGCGCGCCGAGCATGCCGGCCAGCGCGTGCGCCTGGGAGGCTGGGTGCACCGGAGCCGCGACCTCGGCGCGCTCGTGTTCCTCGACCTGCGCGACCGCGAGGGGATCGTGCAGGTGTCGTTCGATCCGGCGTTCACCGACGCCGCGGCGCTGGAGCGGGCGGCAAAGGTCGGCGTCGAGAGCGTCGTGCTGATCGAGGGCGAGGTCGCGCTGCGCCCGGCCGAGCTGCGCAACGCGGAGCTGGAGACGGGCGAGGTCGAGGTGCGGGCGTCGGCGATCACCGTCGTCGGACCCGCCGACACGCCCGCGATTCCCGTGGCGCGCGGCCGCGGCACGCCGCTGCCGGCCGAGGAGCTGCGGCTGCGCCACCGCCATCTCGACCTGCGCCGTCCGGAGCTGCAGCGCGCGCTCATCCTGCGGCACCGCCTGGCGCAGGTGACGCGCCGGTACCTGAGCGAGAACGGCTTCCTCGAGCTCGAGACGCCGATCCTCACCAAGCCGACGCCGGAGGGCGCGCGCGACTACCTGGTGCCCAGCCGCGTGCACCAGACCGAGTTCTACGCGCTCCCGCAGAGCCCCCAGATCTACAAGCAGCTGTTCATGATCGCGGGCTTCGATCGGTACTTCCAGATCGCGCGCTGCTTCCGCGACGAGGACCTGCGCGCCGACCGCCAGCCCGAGTTCACGCAGATCGACATCGAGGCCTCGTTCGTCCAGCAGGACGACGTGATCGCGTTCACCGAGGGGCTGGTGCAGGCGCTGTTCGCGGAGGCGGGCGTGCAGGTCACGACGCCGTTCCGCCGCATGGCGTACGCGGACGCGATGGAGCGGTACGGCATCGACCGGCCGGACCTGCGCTACGGGATGGAGCTGAGCGACGTCAGCGACGTCTTCCGCGGCACCGAGTTCGGCGTCGCGGCGACCGTGCTCGACGCGGGCGGGCGCTTCCGCGCGGTCGTCGCGCCGGGCGGCGCGAAGTTCTCGCGCAAGGAGCAGGACGAGCTGACCGCGATGGCCAAGGGCGCGGGCGCGCAGGGGATCATCTTCCTCAAGCGCCACGGCGACGCGCTCGAGGGGCCCGTCGCGAAGTTCCTGCGTCCGGACGCGATCGCGCGGCTGGGGCTGAACGACGGCGACCTCGCGCTCGTCGTCGCCGGTCCGGACCACGTGACGAGCCCCGCGCTCGACCGGCTGCGGCAGGAGGTCGCGCGCCGGCTGGACCTGGTGCCCGCGGACGCGCACGAGTTGCTCTGGGTGGTGGACTTCCCGATGTTCGAGCGGGATCCGAAGACGGGAGCGCTCGCCGCGATGCACCATCCGTTCACGTCCGCCCAGCCCGAGGACCGCGCGCTGCTCGCGAGCGAGCCGTGGCGCGCCCGGGCGCGGGCCTACGACGTCGTGCTGAACGGCACCGAGCTCGGGGGCGGCAGCATCCGCATCAGCGACCCGGCGGACCAGGCCCAGGTGCTGCAACTGCTGGGCATCGACGCGGAGACGGCGGAGAAGCGCTTCGGCTTCCTGCTGGAGGCGCTGCGCGCCGGGGCGCCGCCGCACGGCGGGATCGCCCTCGGGTTCGACCGGATCGCGATGCTCCTGTCGGGCGCCGGCTCGCTGCGCGACGTCATCGCGTTCCCCAAGACGACGGCGGCGCGCGCCCTGTTCGAGGGCGCGCCGACGCCGGTCCCGGCTGAGGACTTGCACGAGCTGGGACTCCAGGCCGACCACGGAGGCACTGAGTGA
- a CDS encoding HD family phosphohydrolase — protein MGLWGQPEPDEGEGSRRALVRAHGGRVLLALALAFVTYLLFPTAPAADAPLYEVGSVAPDNVIAPFAFRVPKTDAELQAEREEAVRSTAAVLAFDATGVDSARFHVARFRALLEASLAPGASAAQATALVADAARVGVRITPAEVAYLRSAPRRQALMDGVATTLDRWLPRGVASTGAVPDAPADVAIARGGQYRVVPADSVPTLSTVLADARRARPDAGSEIAEALYVKLLSAFFRPTLAADRAATDRLRADALRGVDPNKWLVRAGEKIVGAHEVVGREEFDKMRALRTAVAQRGMSDRSLARGATRVAGALLHNLVLIAVFGVTLALFRPQLYRSFRAVSLFALGFLLVLVAAAVVARMPNPRPELIPIALAAVLFSVLFDARISLVAVLVVAILVGSQGPFRGSNTLFVVLVGGVAAAASVRTLSRRTQAFSAMLVVCAGYVLSSITLALALGWNLREAGIAAGFGALNALVSVALAMGLLAPAEEFTGIDTYLRLLEWSDLNRPLLQRLSLEAPGTYAHTIAMANLAEAACNAIGANGLLARVGTYYHDIGKLERPQYFVENQAKGRNPHDKLKPSASAAIIRNHVREGLELADEIKLPKVLRAFITEHHGTGRIVYFYEKAKERGDATSPNAAEFTYPGPTPQSAETAIVMLADGVEASARALQEPTPQKLRELVEHIVRMRIEQGQLRDAPLTLRQLEIVKDQFVRVLLGMHHARIEYPAASGGVTAEFASA, from the coding sequence GTGGGTCTCTGGGGTCAGCCCGAGCCCGACGAGGGCGAGGGATCACGACGCGCGCTGGTGCGGGCGCACGGCGGCCGGGTGCTGCTGGCGCTCGCGCTGGCGTTCGTCACGTACCTGCTGTTCCCGACGGCGCCCGCCGCCGACGCCCCGCTCTACGAGGTGGGCTCGGTCGCGCCCGACAACGTCATCGCGCCGTTCGCGTTCCGCGTCCCCAAGACCGACGCCGAGCTTCAGGCGGAGCGTGAGGAGGCGGTGCGCAGCACCGCCGCCGTCCTTGCGTTCGACGCGACAGGTGTCGACTCGGCGCGGTTCCACGTCGCGCGCTTCCGCGCGCTGCTGGAGGCGTCGCTCGCGCCGGGCGCGTCCGCCGCCCAGGCGACGGCGCTGGTGGCCGACGCGGCGCGTGTAGGCGTCCGCATCACGCCTGCGGAGGTCGCGTACCTGCGCAGCGCGCCGCGCCGGCAGGCGCTCATGGACGGCGTCGCGACGACGCTCGACCGCTGGCTCCCGCGCGGCGTCGCGTCCACCGGCGCCGTGCCCGATGCGCCGGCCGACGTCGCCATCGCGCGCGGCGGCCAGTATCGCGTCGTGCCGGCCGACAGCGTGCCGACGCTCTCCACCGTGCTCGCCGACGCGCGCCGCGCCCGCCCCGACGCCGGCTCGGAGATCGCCGAGGCGCTGTACGTGAAGCTGCTGAGCGCGTTCTTCCGCCCGACGCTGGCCGCCGATCGCGCCGCCACCGACCGGCTGCGCGCGGACGCGCTGCGCGGCGTCGATCCCAACAAGTGGCTCGTGCGGGCGGGCGAGAAGATCGTCGGCGCGCACGAGGTCGTGGGGCGCGAGGAGTTCGACAAGATGCGCGCGCTCCGCACGGCGGTCGCGCAGCGCGGGATGTCGGACCGCTCGCTGGCGCGCGGCGCGACGCGCGTCGCTGGAGCGCTGCTGCACAACCTGGTGCTGATCGCCGTCTTCGGCGTGACGCTCGCGCTCTTCCGGCCGCAGCTCTACCGCTCGTTCCGCGCGGTGTCGCTGTTCGCGCTCGGCTTCCTGCTGGTGCTGGTGGCGGCCGCGGTCGTCGCGCGCATGCCCAACCCGCGTCCCGAGCTGATCCCGATCGCGCTCGCGGCGGTGCTCTTCAGCGTGCTGTTCGACGCCCGCATCAGCCTCGTCGCGGTGCTGGTCGTCGCGATCCTGGTGGGGAGCCAGGGGCCGTTCCGCGGGTCGAACACGCTCTTCGTCGTGCTCGTGGGCGGCGTGGCCGCGGCGGCGAGCGTCCGCACGCTGAGCCGGCGCACGCAGGCGTTCTCCGCCATGCTCGTCGTCTGCGCGGGCTACGTCCTCTCGTCCATCACGCTCGCGCTGGCGCTCGGCTGGAACCTCCGCGAGGCGGGGATCGCCGCGGGGTTCGGCGCGCTCAACGCCCTGGTGTCGGTCGCGCTGGCGATGGGGCTCCTCGCCCCGGCCGAGGAGTTCACCGGCATCGACACGTACCTGCGCCTGCTGGAGTGGTCGGACCTCAACCGCCCGCTGCTGCAGCGCCTGAGCCTCGAGGCGCCGGGCACGTACGCGCACACGATCGCGATGGCCAACCTGGCCGAGGCGGCGTGCAACGCGATCGGCGCCAACGGGCTGCTGGCGCGCGTCGGCACCTACTACCACGACATCGGGAAGCTGGAGCGCCCGCAGTACTTCGTCGAGAACCAGGCGAAGGGGCGCAACCCGCACGACAAGCTCAAGCCCTCGGCCAGCGCCGCGATCATCCGCAACCACGTGCGCGAGGGGCTGGAGCTGGCGGACGAGATCAAGCTGCCAAAGGTGCTGCGCGCGTTCATCACCGAGCACCACGGCACGGGCCGCATCGTCTACTTCTACGAGAAGGCGAAGGAGCGCGGCGACGCGACCTCGCCCAACGCCGCCGAGTTCACCTACCCGGGCCCGACGCCGCAGAGCGCCGAGACGGCGATCGTGATGCTCGCCGACGGCGTCGAGGCGTCCGCGCGCGCGCTGCAGGAGCCCACGCCGCAGAAGCTGCGCGAGCTCGTCGAGCACATCGTCCGCATGCGCATCGAGCAGGGACAGCTGCGCGACGCGCCGCTCACGCTGCGACAGCTGGAGATCGTGAAGGACCAGTTCGTCCGCGTCCTCCTTGGCATGCACCACGCCCGCATCGAGTATCCGGCGGCCAGCGGCGGGGTGACCGCCGAGTTCGCGTCGGCATGA
- the rlmN gene encoding 23S rRNA (adenine(2503)-C(2))-methyltransferase RlmN — translation MTAPDIPTPAHADDAAPAGRALPVARRPAGIPAEAEGKVNLLDMTPAEAERALREFAVAQGQPAYRATQVLPRLWQKPARDFSEMRELPAAFREALAEHFVLPRLQLVANQRSSDGTRKFLFRLADGQAIETVAIPDRDRLTFCISSQAGCALKCSFCATGVMGFQRNLHVFEIAGQVRELALLDEEPIRATNIVFMGMGEPLMNWKAVDPTLTILNDPQGFGIGARHITVSTVGVLPGIVALGERPEQFRLAISIHAPTDALRGELMPVNVKFPLADVIAAAAAFDRRVTFEYVMLGGVNDRAEHAMELARLARECRAFVNLIPLHPGGAMGFTPTPPDRIQRFAETMRNRGVEVAVRKSRGVDIAAACGQLRVERLGRRAPGRADDDRDVQVA, via the coding sequence GTGACCGCTCCCGACATCCCCACGCCTGCGCACGCCGACGACGCCGCGCCCGCGGGCCGCGCGCTCCCCGTGGCGCGACGCCCCGCGGGCATCCCGGCGGAGGCCGAGGGCAAGGTCAACCTGCTCGACATGACGCCGGCGGAGGCCGAGCGCGCGCTGCGCGAGTTCGCCGTGGCGCAGGGGCAGCCGGCCTACCGCGCGACGCAGGTCCTGCCGCGCCTCTGGCAGAAGCCCGCGCGCGACTTCAGCGAGATGCGCGAGCTGCCGGCGGCGTTCCGCGAGGCGCTGGCCGAGCACTTCGTGCTGCCGCGGCTGCAGCTCGTCGCGAACCAGCGGTCGAGCGACGGCACGCGGAAGTTCCTCTTCCGCCTCGCCGACGGTCAGGCGATCGAGACGGTCGCGATCCCCGACCGCGACCGCCTCACCTTCTGCATCTCGTCCCAGGCCGGGTGCGCGCTGAAGTGCTCGTTCTGCGCCACGGGCGTGATGGGCTTCCAGCGCAACCTGCACGTGTTCGAGATCGCCGGGCAGGTGCGCGAGCTCGCGCTGCTGGACGAGGAGCCGATCCGTGCGACCAACATCGTCTTCATGGGCATGGGCGAGCCGCTCATGAACTGGAAGGCGGTCGACCCGACGCTGACGATCCTGAACGATCCGCAGGGCTTCGGCATCGGCGCGCGGCACATCACCGTGTCGACGGTCGGCGTGCTGCCCGGCATCGTCGCGCTGGGCGAGCGCCCGGAGCAGTTCCGCCTCGCGATCTCGATCCACGCGCCGACGGACGCGCTGCGCGGGGAGCTGATGCCGGTGAACGTGAAGTTCCCGCTCGCCGACGTGATCGCGGCGGCGGCGGCGTTCGACCGGCGCGTGACGTTCGAGTACGTGATGCTGGGCGGCGTCAACGACCGCGCGGAGCACGCGATGGAGCTGGCGCGACTGGCACGCGAGTGCCGCGCGTTCGTGAACCTGATCCCGCTGCACCCCGGCGGCGCGATGGGCTTCACGCCCACGCCGCCCGACCGCATCCAGCGCTTCGCGGAGACGATGCGCAACCGCGGCGTGGAGGTCGCGGTGCGCAAGAGCCGCGGCGTCGACATCGCCGCGGCGTGCGGGCAGCTACGGGTGGAACGGCTGGGCCGGCGCGCGCCAGGACGCGCCGATGACGACCGTGACGTCCAGGTAGCGTGA
- a CDS encoding VanZ family protein, translating into MSDRARGRWAPAAVWATLVLVATSWPNPGLPQAGRVDKVLHALSYGLLGWLVGRAVPASTRGQLAAAFAGLVAFGALDEWHQGFIPGRATSGADLLADAVGALVGLLLYAARRRRALGAASAA; encoded by the coding sequence GTGAGCGACAGGGCTCGCGGGCGCTGGGCGCCCGCCGCCGTCTGGGCGACGCTGGTGCTGGTCGCCACCTCGTGGCCGAACCCCGGGCTGCCGCAGGCCGGCCGCGTCGACAAGGTGCTGCACGCCCTCTCCTACGGCCTGCTCGGCTGGCTGGTGGGCCGTGCGGTGCCCGCGAGCACGCGCGGGCAGCTCGCCGCCGCGTTCGCCGGGCTGGTGGCCTTCGGCGCGCTCGACGAGTGGCACCAGGGCTTCATCCCGGGGCGCGCCACCAGCGGCGCCGACCTGCTGGCCGATGCCGTCGGGGCCCTTGTCGGCCTCCTGCTGTACGCGGCGCGCCGCCGCCGCGCGCTCGGCGCTGCCTCCGCGGCCTGA
- a CDS encoding LytR C-terminal domain-containing protein, with translation MREDRPRWMRPGWLILGSLALVMAAGAAWPRVKAAFDDAPAGTASDEAGPKLPAADDTLGRPPGDARVRVEVLNATRTRGLGRRGMFYLRDRGFDVVAVGTSGAQQDSVVVIDRSGHPEWAKRVAYAMGGARIETRPDTSRYLDVTVVIGASWRAPAQPFHP, from the coding sequence ATGCGCGAGGACCGTCCGCGCTGGATGCGCCCCGGCTGGCTGATCCTCGGATCGCTGGCGCTCGTGATGGCGGCGGGCGCTGCGTGGCCGCGCGTGAAGGCGGCGTTCGACGACGCGCCCGCAGGCACCGCGAGCGACGAGGCCGGGCCGAAGCTCCCCGCCGCCGACGACACGCTCGGCCGGCCGCCGGGCGACGCGCGCGTGCGCGTCGAGGTGCTGAACGCGACGCGCACGCGCGGCCTGGGGCGCCGCGGCATGTTCTACCTGCGCGACCGCGGCTTCGACGTCGTCGCGGTGGGGACGAGCGGCGCGCAGCAGGACAGCGTCGTGGTCATCGACCGCTCGGGGCATCCCGAGTGGGCGAAGCGCGTGGCGTACGCGATGGGCGGGGCGCGCATCGAGACGCGCCCCGACACCTCACGCTACCTGGACGTCACGGTCGTCATCGGCGCGTCCTGGCGCGCGCCGGCCCAGCCGTTCCACCCGTAG
- a CDS encoding PTS sugar transporter subunit IIA, which translates to MQLTELLAPERVRVPLRSRAKDDLLRELVELAAGSRGQDVVEALLRSVRDREAVLSTGIGEGVAIPHGRTPMLDSLVVAAGVCESPVEFSSLDGRPVELCFLLVGPESAAGAHVKALGRISRLLYRAPLRDALKQCASPEEFLELVRTSEAA; encoded by the coding sequence GTGCAGTTGACTGAGCTGCTCGCCCCGGAACGGGTGCGGGTGCCGCTCCGGAGCAGGGCCAAGGACGACCTGCTGCGCGAGCTGGTGGAGCTCGCCGCCGGCTCGCGAGGCCAGGACGTGGTCGAGGCGCTGCTCCGCAGCGTCCGGGACCGCGAGGCCGTGCTGAGCACCGGCATCGGCGAGGGCGTCGCCATCCCGCACGGCCGCACCCCGATGCTCGACTCGCTCGTCGTCGCCGCCGGCGTGTGCGAGTCGCCGGTCGAGTTCTCGTCGCTGGACGGCCGCCCCGTGGAGCTGTGCTTCCTGCTCGTGGGCCCCGAGAGCGCCGCCGGCGCGCACGTGAAGGCGCTCGGCCGGATCTCGCGGCTGCTCTACCGGGCGCCCCTCCGCGACGCGCTGAAGCAGTGCGCCTCGCCCGAGGAGTTCCTGGAGCTCGTGCGCACCTCGGAGGCCGCGTGA
- a CDS encoding PhoH family protein produces the protein MSEDGGSTRGAQDGAQQRLSTEGADLLTLAGVNDANLVELARIGGVKVALRGEAMMLSGPADAVARAAGIGQRMIDMARQGIPLTPDDVLRVSLDQGGSRDDGDGAAAPIPGTGGEGRLALPGVRRLIQAKTSGQSEYMKKIAENDIVIGIGPAGTGKTFLAVAMAVDALVRKRVRKIVLARPAVEAGESLGFLPGDMQAKVDPYLRPLYDALDEMMPPERVAKALETRTIEIAPLAFMRGRTLGDAFVILDEAQNATNLQMKMFLTRLGVNSKIVITGDKTQIDLPRREDSGLMQVERILHEIEGISFHYFTDADVVRHRLVRDIIKAYAEDAGD, from the coding sequence GTGAGCGAAGACGGCGGCTCCACGCGCGGGGCCCAGGACGGGGCGCAGCAGCGCCTCTCCACCGAAGGCGCGGACCTGCTCACCCTCGCGGGGGTGAACGACGCGAACCTCGTCGAGCTGGCACGGATCGGCGGCGTGAAGGTGGCGCTGCGCGGCGAGGCGATGATGCTCAGCGGCCCGGCGGACGCGGTCGCGCGCGCGGCCGGCATCGGCCAGCGGATGATCGACATGGCCCGGCAGGGGATCCCGCTGACGCCCGACGACGTGCTGCGCGTGAGCCTCGACCAGGGCGGCAGCCGCGACGACGGCGACGGCGCGGCGGCGCCGATCCCGGGCACCGGAGGCGAGGGGCGCCTCGCGCTCCCCGGCGTCCGCCGCCTGATCCAGGCGAAGACGTCGGGCCAGTCCGAGTACATGAAGAAGATCGCCGAGAACGACATCGTGATCGGCATCGGGCCCGCGGGCACAGGCAAGACCTTCCTCGCCGTCGCGATGGCGGTCGACGCGCTCGTGCGCAAGCGCGTGCGCAAGATCGTCCTCGCCCGTCCGGCCGTGGAGGCGGGCGAGAGCCTCGGCTTCCTGCCGGGCGACATGCAGGCGAAGGTCGATCCCTACCTGCGGCCGCTCTACGACGCGCTGGACGAGATGATGCCGCCCGAGCGCGTGGCGAAGGCGCTGGAGACGCGCACCATCGAGATCGCGCCGCTCGCGTTCATGCGCGGGCGCACGCTGGGCGACGCGTTCGTGATCCTCGACGAGGCGCAGAACGCGACGAACCTCCAGATGAAGATGTTCCTGACGCGTCTGGGCGTGAACTCGAAGATCGTCATCACGGGCGACAAGACGCAGATCGACCTGCCGCGCCGCGAGGACTCGGGGCTGATGCAGGTCGAGCGCATCCTGCACGAGATCGAGGGGATCTCCTTCCACTACTTCACCGACGCGGACGTCGTGCGCCACCGGCTGGTGCGCGACATCATCAAGGCGTACGCGGAAGACGCGGGGGATTGA
- the panC gene encoding pantoate--beta-alanine ligase, with protein MLTLSTVAELRAELRRLREDARVLGGGRVAFVPTMGFLHEGHLALVEEARRRADVVAMSIFVNPLQFAPTEDLARYPRDPHGDAAKAAARGVDLLFTPGVAEMYPREARVRVVPGDLATRWEGEVRPGHFAGVLTVVAKLLNLVQPDVAVFGQKDVQQATLVRAMVRDLDMPVELVVAPTVREPDGLALSSRNVYLERDDRRRARVIPRALARIEAMFAAGERRADALLAAGRAVLATEPDVVPDYLALADGETLEPVDVATEGTIAMLAARVGRTRLLDNAILGASPRIPASDDA; from the coding sequence GTGCTGACCCTGTCGACGGTGGCCGAGCTGCGCGCGGAGCTGCGCCGGCTGCGCGAGGACGCGCGCGTGCTGGGCGGCGGGCGCGTGGCGTTCGTGCCGACGATGGGCTTCCTGCACGAGGGCCACCTCGCGCTGGTCGAGGAGGCGCGCCGCCGCGCGGACGTCGTGGCGATGAGCATCTTCGTGAACCCGCTGCAGTTCGCGCCCACCGAGGACCTCGCGCGCTACCCGCGCGACCCGCACGGCGACGCGGCGAAGGCGGCGGCGCGCGGCGTGGACCTGCTGTTCACGCCGGGCGTCGCGGAGATGTATCCGCGCGAGGCGCGCGTGCGCGTCGTGCCCGGCGACCTCGCGACGCGCTGGGAGGGCGAGGTACGGCCGGGCCACTTCGCCGGCGTGCTGACGGTCGTGGCGAAGCTGCTCAACCTCGTGCAGCCGGACGTCGCGGTCTTCGGGCAGAAGGACGTGCAGCAGGCGACGCTGGTGCGCGCGATGGTGCGCGACCTCGACATGCCGGTGGAGCTGGTCGTCGCGCCGACGGTGCGCGAGCCGGACGGCCTCGCGCTCTCCAGCCGCAACGTCTACCTCGAGCGCGACGACCGCCGGCGCGCGCGCGTGATCCCGCGCGCGCTCGCGCGCATCGAGGCGATGTTCGCCGCAGGCGAGCGACGGGCGGACGCGCTCCTCGCGGCGGGACGCGCCGTGCTCGCGACGGAGCCCGACGTCGTGCCCGACTACCTCGCGCTCGCGGACGGGGAGACGCTGGAGCCGGTGGACGTCGCGACCGAGGGGACGATCGCGATGCTCGCCGCGCGCGTCGGCCGCACGCGCCTGCTCGACAACGCGATCCTCGGCGCCTCGCCGCGGATCCCCGCGAGCGACGACGCATGA
- a CDS encoding hemolysin family protein yields MSAVLALALATLAFLFAMADSALLACAFERDEEASVERRHRALAFARLLAQIGAGVAVALALDLPARSTTHAVLIGLAAGLVLVALTEVAAREIGDALGERALGPLQPLAAVAEVVLMPVVALATSLDDAMRRALPPQEVSESTREETAEQFREIVSAEAEVSEPQRALLAGVFTLGDTQVSEIMVPRIDVIGVERETPWSEVVDRVRSSEHSRLPVYEETIDEIDGVLYAKDLLPAVIAGEEPAEGWTSLVRPTHYIPATKRVHDQLRDFRQSGSHLAVVVDEYGGTAGIVTIEDILEEIVGEIRDERDEEEAPVVAEGDRRFWVSARVTLDELSDVLGVPIEHEEVTTAGGLVYELLGRVPRAGESLAIAGFRVVVERVVRRKILRLYFERLPEATPVTVEEAGDTADETVREPAGRAARAATRSGARTDGDASVERAP; encoded by the coding sequence ATGAGCGCCGTGCTCGCGCTCGCGCTGGCGACGCTGGCCTTCCTGTTCGCGATGGCCGACTCGGCGCTGCTGGCGTGCGCCTTCGAGCGGGACGAGGAGGCCTCGGTGGAGCGCAGGCACCGCGCGCTCGCGTTCGCGCGGCTGCTGGCACAGATCGGCGCCGGCGTCGCCGTCGCGCTCGCGCTCGACCTGCCGGCGCGCAGCACCACGCACGCGGTGCTGATCGGCCTCGCGGCGGGCCTCGTCCTCGTCGCGCTCACCGAGGTCGCCGCCCGCGAGATCGGCGACGCGCTGGGCGAGCGCGCGCTCGGGCCGCTGCAGCCGCTCGCCGCCGTCGCGGAGGTCGTGCTGATGCCCGTCGTGGCGCTGGCGACGTCGCTGGACGACGCGATGCGCCGCGCGCTGCCGCCGCAGGAGGTCAGCGAGAGCACGCGCGAGGAGACCGCCGAGCAGTTCCGCGAGATCGTGTCGGCCGAGGCGGAGGTGAGCGAGCCGCAGCGCGCGCTGCTGGCGGGCGTGTTCACGCTCGGCGACACGCAGGTGAGCGAGATCATGGTGCCGCGCATCGACGTCATCGGCGTCGAGCGCGAGACGCCGTGGTCCGAGGTCGTGGACCGTGTGCGCAGCAGCGAGCACTCGCGGCTGCCGGTGTACGAGGAGACGATCGACGAGATCGACGGCGTGCTGTACGCCAAGGACCTGCTGCCAGCCGTGATCGCGGGCGAGGAGCCGGCCGAGGGGTGGACGTCGCTCGTGCGGCCGACGCACTACATCCCGGCCACCAAGCGCGTGCACGACCAGCTGCGCGACTTCCGGCAGAGCGGCTCGCACCTCGCCGTCGTCGTCGACGAGTACGGCGGCACGGCGGGCATCGTCACCATCGAGGACATCCTCGAGGAGATCGTCGGCGAGATCCGCGACGAGCGCGACGAGGAGGAGGCGCCGGTGGTCGCCGAGGGCGACCGCCGCTTCTGGGTCTCGGCGCGCGTCACGCTCGACGAGCTGTCCGACGTCCTCGGCGTGCCCATCGAGCACGAGGAGGTCACGACCGCTGGTGGCCTCGTGTACGAGCTCCTGGGCCGCGTGCCGCGCGCGGGCGAGTCGCTCGCCATCGCCGGCTTCCGCGTGGTCGTCGAGCGCGTGGTACGGCGCAAGATCCTGCGCCTGTACTTCGAGCGGCTGCCCGAGGCGACGCCGGTGACCGTGGAGGAAGCGGGCGACACCGCCGACGAGACCGTGCGTGAGCCGGCCGGCCGGGCGGCGCGCGCCGCGACGCGCAGCGGGGCGCGAACCGATGGCGACGCGTCCGTGGAGCGTGCGCCGTGA